The sequence TCTCTTCTCTTTGAGTCCAAACCCGATTACAGCTCGCCTCTGATCGAACAAACCGAAGAATGCTCTGTAACTGCCCAAACAGAGAACGATGCGGCTATCCGCACCGCACTCCTCAAACTGATGGATAAATGGAAATCTTCGGCCAAGGCCTACGAAGTGAAACCTGAGCCTCAGACGGAAGAGAGCGCGGGATTCGCTGAAACAGTCATCCTTCCTGTACGAGATACCCGCCCCCAGCATTCACCTGAAAAGAAGGAAACTATTCCGGAAGAAACCGTCGTCATCTCCAGTGGGACTGAAGAGCAACTTTCGGAGACGATCATTATTTCCCCTACTGAGTCCGGAAAGCAGCCCGAACCCGGTGCAGAATCGAGCAAAAACATACAGCCTGCTCAGAAAAAGAGCGCACGGGAGGCACAGGGAGAGGAGTTCATTGCTGAGACGGTAATACTTACAATCGATAAGAAGGAGAGATGAAAAAGTGGGTCCGGTCTTATGAATGAAACCGCTTCACTAGAAGAACTCGCAGAAAAGCTCAGAGCTCTCAGCCGATCAAGTGCTTCTCTTGACGCTTCGATAGAGGAGTACCTCGACGACAAACTACGCCATGTGGGCAGCGCTGAACGTCTGGGTCTGCTCGAGAAACTGGTAACCCGATTTGACAAAAGCTCCGAACCGAAGACAGGCCTTTCTCTTCCGTCCGAAGAATCTTCACGCCTGCTCTCCCTGTTGCTGGGGAAGCAGATCTCGATATCTGACCTTTCATACGAGGAACTATCAGAGAAATTGGCTCAATCGCTAAACACGGTCTTTAACACGCTTAATCAGATCATCAGCGTCATCAACACTACGTTGCTCGGACACGGGGCTGAGCAGGAGACCATCCGTCAGATCATCGGCATGCACATAGGAAGTGGGGGCGGTGACAATTCGCTCCAGAATTATCTGGACCAGATCCAGGAGGCTTTCCTGACGGCTCATAAGGCATTCAGTCAGGCCACGGGAGAACTCATCAGGGAATTGCTCAATGAACTGGATCCCGCGAGAATCGAGGCGTCACTGGAAAAGAGCTTGAAATTTGGCCCCCTGCGCAAGGCCGAGCTGTTCGATTCCTACAAAGATCGTTTTGGTGTCGTTAAAGAAGGTCTCGATTCGGGGCGGCTCATGGAAAGGTTTTTGAGGGAATTTGAAAGAATTTGTCAAAGGCTCTATAAAACTGAACCAAGGAGGGTCTCTTGAAGAAGCGCGTGTATAGCTTGTTAGTTGTTTCGGCAATTATGACTCTTGCCGCCTGCAGTTCAGTAAGTCGTTCGCCGGAATACTCCTACAAGAAAGAGGCCGTGTTTCTCACGTTGCGAGCCGACCCTCAATTGAACCTTTACCAGGGCAGCCCTCACACCATTGTGGCGTGTACCTACCAGCTCAGAGATCCTAATGCATTCAACCAACTTCTCGACGAGAAGGATGGGCTGCCGAAGCTTCTGGAATGCGGCCGCTTTGACGCGAGCGTTGCCTACACCAAAAGACTAGTGATACAGCCCGGTCAGGAAGTAAAGGATAGCCTTGACCGCGCTGAAGGTGCAAAGTACGTGAGTGTTGTTGCGGGTTACTACAACCTCCAGAAGGGAAATGCGGCACGCCTGTTTCCTATTCCTGTCGGCACAATGAGCTCGAAACCTCAGAACGTTACCATAGAGCTTTATCTGGGTCCCGACGCAATTCAAGATCTGAAGAGGCGATAATGGAGATTGAAAAATCCTTATACTGGCACCAGGGGCTGTTTCTGCAACCTCAGCACTTTCAGTTACTCGAGCGTTCACTGCAGTCTCTTTTTCTGCCGCTCTATGATTACGCTGAACCTCACTTCTGGGGCGTCGGCGAGATGGAGATTCAGCAGGCCGCACTGGGCACCAGGTCTCTCAGTCCGCTTAAAGCCAACCTGTTGTTCTCAGACGGCTCTCACGCGGTCTTCCCCGGAAACGCTTTCTTGGAACCCAGGCTCTTTGAAGAGGCGTGGGTGGAGGGAGGCAGACCACTAACCGTGTATGCAGGATTAAGAAAATGGAACCATGCAGGAGAGAATGTCGCCGTTGTCGAAAAACTTGAAGATACGCTCCCGGTCACCACGCGCTATATCGTGCTGGCCGATCCGGAAGATGTCAAAGACATGCACTCCGGAGGGCCTGTCGGCAAGATTCAGCGTCTCCACTACAACATGAAGCTTTTCTTCGAATCTGAAAAGGAAAAATTGGGCGATTATCTCCTGGTTCCCATTGCTCAGCTCGAAAGGATGGGTGACGAGATTCGATTCTCTGAGAGGTTCATCCCCCCCTGCCTTGCGATCTCCAGCTCACAGCCCCTCATGAAACTCATAAGAGAGATAAGGGATCAAATCGCAGCTCGCAGTCATCAACTCGAGGAACTTAAGAGACAGCGAGGCATTCAGACAGCGGAGTTCGGCTCGAGAGATATGGTCTATCTTCTGGCGCTGCGATCGCTTAATCGGTACGTACCATTGTTCTTTCACATCACGGAAGTCAGACAGGTCCACCCGTGGGCTGTGTACGGGCTTCTCCGTCAGCTCATAGGAGAACTCTCTTCCTTCTCGGAAAAAGTGAATGTCATGGGTGCGACCGAGAGTGAAGAGCAAGCTCTCCCCAGGTATGACCACGAGACTCTCTGGGATTGCTTTTCACAGGCTCAGATCCTGATATCTCAGCTCCTGGACGAGATCACCGCCGGGCCAGAATACATGATCCGACTCGTCTACGACGGAACATACTACGCTGCAGAACTCAAGCCCGCGGTTTTCGAGGCTCGTAACCGCTTTTATCTCGTCTTCCGAACCGACGCGGATCCAAAACCTGTTATTCAATCGGTTACATCTATTGCCAAGTTAAGCTCAAGAGAACACCTTCCCATCCTGATCGCACGCGCCCTGCCAGGAGTGAGACTGGAGCATCTTCCGGTCCCACCACAGGAACTGCCGCGCAGGGCTCATTCCATCTATTTCGCCGTCGATTACCAGAGCGACCAATGGGCGCCTGTAAAGAAAGGAAATAATGTCGCCTTTTACTGGGATAATGCGCCGGAGGATCTGGACGTCGAATTGATGATTGTAGGGAGATGAGGAGAAATCCTAAATCCTAGTGTCGAAATCCTAAACAATTCCGAATGCCCAAAAACCCAAACCTGACTGGGCCCAGGCCTCCAGTTTGGAATGTTTGATATTTGAATTTGTTTGGGATTTAGATATTCGATATTGAGATTTGATCGGCGGGTGTAGCAGCCGCCTGCGTGGGCCGTCGGAAAGTATACACTTGAAGCCAAATCGATGCTCGGAGGGAATATGCATTTGACTGATTGCTTCATCGAACTCGTGGCCTACGTGACCTACTTCAGCAGGACTGCTGCCACAAAGCAGCCTGCGTACGAGCAGGTCAAGGCAGACATGTTGCGCCTTCTCACGAAGAGTGAAGAGTGCGTGAGGAAAGGCTGGTTCTCACAGGAAGACTATGATCAGGCGCGATTCATGATCTGCGCGTGGGCGGATGAGTCGATCCTTGCATCAAAGTGGCAGCATAGAGGACAGTGGCAGAGAGAGCAGCTTCAACGTATCTTCTACAACACGACGGAAGCGGGTGAGGAAGTTTTTGAGCGCCTGAACCGGCTCGCATTTCACCAGAAGGATGTGAGGGAACTTTATTACCTTTGCCTCAGCCTGGGATTCAAAGGAAGATTTCTCAAACCTGAAGATGAGTACCTGCTCGAGCAGCTGCAGAGCTCGAATCTCAAGCTTCTTCTGGGTGGGTCGCCAAGCGTTCCGTCTTTGGAAAAGACGGACCTTTTTCCTGAGGCTTACCCTGCAGGCACAGCAGACCTGGGATACCAGAAGAAGAAGTTTCAATTTTCCGTCACCTCAATGGCCGCGCTGGCAGCACCGGTCCTGATATTTGGCCTCTTATTCGTGATTTATCGTTTTTCACTGAGCGGCATAGCTGAGCACGTTTTGAGGACGGCGTCCAGATGAAAAACTTACTGGTAAAGATTCTTAAGGTCTCACTCGTCGCTTTTTTGGTTCTGCTGATCATTCTGCTGGTCTTTGGCCTCGTTGTATGGATGGATTCTCCATGGTGGGTGGGGCTGGCAGTGCTGGCAATCCTTGCAGCCGCCGGAATCGGATTCCTTTTCTTGCGGAGGATTCTTACCAGACGCCGGGAGCAGCAGTTCGTCCAGGAGGTGATAGAACAGGACGAAGCCAGGATAAGAACGTTCACCGGAAAAGAAAGAGACGAGATGAAAGCGCTCCAGGACCGCTGGAAGGAGGCTGTCGACGCCTTGCGCCGTTCCCATCTCAGAAAAATGGGCAATCCGCTCTACGTATTGCCGTGGTACATGGTAATCGGTGAAAGCGGGTCGGGTAAGACGACAGCAATAGGCAGCGCAAAGCTCTCATCGCCCTTTGCCGAAGTGAGGCGTGCTTCCGGCATATCAGGCACAAAGAATTGCGATTGGTGGTTTTTTGAACAGGCCGTAATCATCGATACGGCAGGCAGATATGCCATCCCCGTTGATGAAGGAAGAGACAAGGAGGAGTGGCAAAGATTTCTAGCTCTCCTCATCAAATACAGAAAAAAAGAACCGCTTCACGGGCTCATCGTTTCCGTAGCTGCTGACAAGCTCCTTGGCGCTTCGCCCGAAGTCCTGGAAGAGGACGCGCACAATATTCGGCGCCGCATCGATGAACTCATGCGGGTTCTCGGGGTAAAGTTCCCGGTCTATCTTTTGGTGACCAAATGTGATCTTGTGCAGGGCATGACCAATTTTTCCGAGCAGCTTCCGGATAAAGCGCTCGACCAGCCCATGGGTTTTATTAACCAGAACCTCTCAAAGGATGTCGCTGCCTTTCTTGATAATGCCATGACCACCATCGGCGAACGGCTCCGAACGCTCAGGATTCTCATGCTGCATCGTCCGCAGTCAAAGAACGTCGATCCCGCTCTTCTGCTCTTCCCCGAGGAGTTCGAACAGCTCAGAAAAGGTCTTGCAGCCTTCATCGTGGCCGCCTTTCATGAAAACCCATACCAGGAAACGCCTGCGCTCAGAGGACTCTTCTTCAGCAGCGGCCGCCAGGAAGGCACCCCTTACTCCCATTTTCTGGAAGCCCTTGGTCTCATCGGAGAAAAGGAGATCCTTCCCGGAACAAGCAGGGGGCTCTTCCTGCACGAATTTTTTGCCAGGATCCTGCCATCGGATCGGCGCCTCTTTGCTCCTACCACACGAGCCCTTGAATGGCGAGCTCTCACGAGGAATCTCGGGCTCACGGCATGGATTCTCCTGGGCGTAGCGCTTTGCGGCCTTCTCAGTTTCTCTTTTGTGAAAAACCTGAGAACTGTCAGGGTAGCTACGCATGAGCTTGGCCATGCCCCTGCGTTAAAGGGTGAGCTTCTCACGGATCTTACGACCATGGATCGCTTTGCACAAACGATCCTGAAGATAGAAGGTCAGAATCAAAACTGGTGGATGCCTAGATTCGGATTGAACGAGAGTCTCAAAGTGGAGGCCGCCCTCAAAGAAGAGTACTGCAGGCAATTTCATCAGGGATTTCTGGGTCCTTTTGATAAACAGATGGCGGACGCCATGCCCAGGCTTCTCACCGCAGGAGCCACGGATGACATGGTGTCGCAATATGTCGTTCATCTCGTGAGGCGCATCAATTTGCTTAAGGCGCGCCTTGAGGGGCAGGGATTCGACAAATTGAAGAGTAAACCTCAGCCCTCATACGTCTCTGCTCTTGCATCAGACCAGACAGCAGGACCTGAGGTGAGAAAAAAATTCGGCTATCTGTATCTCAACTATCTGACCTGGCGCGGCGATACGGGTGATATCAACAAGGAAACGGCAGTTCTGCAGTCATGGCTAAAGGATCTACTGGCTTCGCGTAACCTCCAGTGGCTCGCCGGCTGGGTAAACAAAGAAGGGGGCCTTGCTCCTGTGACGTTGTCTGAATTCTGGGGAGGCTCTGTGACGTTGCCCGACGAGAAGGTGGTCACTCCAGCCTTCACACGCAAAGGAAAGGAGATGATCGACGGCTTCCTGAAGGAAACGGAATCAGCGCTGATCGATCCGGTGTTGCTTGGAAATCGTAAAACAGAATTTGAGAAATGGTATCGTACTGCTTCATTTGATACGTGGCAGACATTCGGGACATTTTTTCCCAAGGGAGTCGGCAAATTAAAGGGCTCAAAGGAATGGCTTCAGATGGCTCCCAAAATGGCAAGCGACAAAGCACCCTATTTTGCATTCTTCAGTAAAGCAGCACTCGAGTTGGAACCATTGGCGCGCACAGAGGGGACGCCTGCCTGGCTGCAGCAAGTGTATCAATTTCAGCTAGCCCGGGCTCAGTCTGTGGGTAAGACCGAAGGCACGGTTGCAAAGGCTGCTGAAGAGGGCAAGAAGATAATGGGAGCTATAGAAAAAAGATTGGGTAAGGATCTGGGAGCAGATGCCTTGGAGGCGCAGATCGCCGCCGGCAAAGCCTACCAGGATTTGGTAGCCGCATTAAACTCCATCGCTCCGGCAGCCGCTTCAAAAGCTCAGTCATACCAGCTCGCTTCTCAGACGTTTACCGAAGAACCAGCCGCCGGCAAGTCGCCGTTCTACGCCGGCTACGCTGCGGCAAACCGGCTGAAGGCAGGGATAGGCAGAGGCAGGCCCGTCGAGGATGTGATCGGCAGAATGATAACAGGACCCCTCGATTTTCTCTGGACCTGCGTGAGAATGGAGACAGCCTGCTACCTTCAGGCACAGTGGGAGGAAAAGGTGCTGGCAGAAGCCCAGGGCGCAAGCGGCGTACAGGCGATTCAGCTTATTCTTGGACCGGATGGTCCTGTATGGAAATTTGTCAAAGGTTCGGGTACAGCGGCTCCATTCATGGGATGGAGCATGCAAAGGGGATACTATGCTAAAGAGATTCTCGGAGGCACGATACCGTTCGAGCCCGCATTCTTTGCTTTTCTCGCCAAAGGGGCCAAGGTTACGGCAGCAGCAGCCATGCCAAAGAAAGAGAACTTCAACGTGATGATCAAAGGACTGCCGACAGACGCGAACACTGACGCGAAGATCAAGCCGCACGCCACAAGACTGGAACTTCAGTGTGCAGGCAACGTACAGAGCCTGGTGAACCAGAATTACCCTGTGAACAAAACATTTGTCTTTACACCTGATGGCTGCGGAGATGTGCTCTTCCAAATTGAGATCAGTGACATTGTCCTGACCAAGAAATACACGGGTCCCCGTGCATTCCCGGAATTTCTGCACGACTTCAGGGGTGGAAGACACACGTACAGCCCGAGTGATTTCCCCGTGGAACGGGCATCGCTGGAACGCCTAGGAATCAAGTACATACATGTAAATTACCAATTCAGCGGAGAGAGCGCTATCATGGGAGCCGCGAGTTCTGGCCCCGGCCAGGCACCGAGGCACGTTGTGCAATGCTGGAAAGACTGAGACCGGAACGCCAGTGGCAGTGGGCAGCCTACGGAAAGCATCCTGCAGCAAAGGATTACTTTACACTCGGCCAGGGCTTTCCTTTGCTCGTCAGTTTTTCAGGCTGGATAGAAAATGGCTATCAGGTACTCGTCTCGAAGGAGAAGCCTTCGGGCTCGCGCTGTTCCTGGCGATTCTGGACCAGAGAGGCGCGCAGAGATAACGTCGTGTGCGGCATCATATGTGAGAGCACCGACGGTCTTGCGCGTCCGTACCCGCTTCTGATCATAGGGACCGGCCCTCTGAAGGACTGGTCGGCCCAGTGGGATCTGGTGCCGCTCGCTTGTGACGCTGCGTGGACTCACATGGAAAATGTCTCCACGAGAACCTTCGGAGATCTGAGAGAACTTGAAGAAGAGGTTCGAAGCCTACGGGTACCGGTGGGGGACTGGTTGGAGTTGGCCAGAAAGAGGGAGCGTTTCCGGGAGCCGGAGTCGTTCGGCGCCACGATGGCGGCTCTCGCCGAAGGTACAGAATACTTTTTCCCGATGGCGCAGATCCCGCTGCGTGAGCGTACCGAGGCGGTGAGCCTCTACCACTCTTTAATGAGATCCCGTGTCGAAACCGCGCCGAATGCCACATTCATGGGAGGTTCGACAGAGAAGCCGTATATGGCATTTTTCAGACGCCCCCTGTCCCAGGCTGATTTCATTCGCCTGTGGTCAATGGCCTTTACGAAGAAGGATCCCGCAAGTTGATGGAGGGCCGCTGAAACGTCCGGATTCTGCAATTTTGATTGCGCGCGGACAGAGGCTGTGCTACTATTCTTTTCGAGTTCCCTAAGCGCTTGCGCATGAATCCTAAGGATTTGATCAGGGCAGGCAAACTTTCCGAAGCTCGCGAACAGCTCACCGCGGAGGTGAAAGCTTCTCCCTCTGATGTGAGTAAGCGTGTACTTCTTTTTCAGGTTCTTTCTTTTTACGGTGAATGGGACAAGGCAGGAGGTCACCTGGATGTAATTGCCTCACTCGACCCTCGTTCTGAAACAGGTGTGCAGACGTACAAGAACCTGATACAGGCAGAAAAGGAGAGACAGGAAGTCTATACCCGCAAAAAACTTCCCGGCTTTCTCGGAGGGATCCCATCCTATCTTGAGCTCTACTTTACCGCCTGGGAAAAGCTGAATCAGAAGAAGCTCAAGGAGGCCCGTGCTCTTTATGATAAACTGAGTGAACTCCGGCCGAAGATAGCAGGAAACATCAGCGGAAAAAGTTTCAGCGGTTTTCGTGACACGGATACTTTCCTGTCCTTCTTTTTGGAAGCCATTGTTCACGAACGCTATATCTGGATACCCTTCGAATCGTTGAGAGAGCTTTCTGTCAGGCAGCCCAAGACCCTATTTGATCTTCTCTGGTCTGAAGCGCGCATTGTGACATGGGAAGGGCTAACAATAAACTGCTATGTGCCTGTCCTCTATCCTGATTCTTTTCTGCATCATGACGACCGCGTAAAGCTGGGCCGACTGACAGACTGGAAGCCTCTGGGCAGCAAGTTTGCGAGAGCGTCGGGGCAGCACGTCTTCGGTGTCAACAGAGAAGAGGTCGCAATCCTCGAGTTAGGGGACGTCACGTTTAAGGCACCAGAGGCAAAAAGGCACTGATGAAGCAGAAAATAGACATCGATGCTCTTCTGGCTCCCATCCCCGGCGGAAATCCGTCGGGAGATGATGTACGCTACAGCCAGATCTTTGAGGATATAAAAGAGGCCAGAAAATCTGAGGACCCACTCGAGGTGGGCGAGTCGAAGAATGAAATAAAGACAGCTGACTGGGAGAAGGTTGTTAAGCTGTCTGTCGAGGCGCTCACCAATAAGAGCAAGGATCTCCAGATCGCCGCCTGGTTGACCGAGGGCCTTCTGGCAACGGAAGGCTTCGAGGGGCTCGCGACGGGCCTCAAGATTGCCACGGGTCTGCTGCAGGACTTTTGGGATACGCTGTACCCTCCGGTCGAAGATGGAGACCTCGAATTCAGAGCTGCCCCTCTAGACTTCATGAATGAAAAACTTTGGTCCGCAATTAAACAGTTACCAGTGACAGACGAAGGAAAAACCCCCGGCTACTCCTGGTTCAAGTATCAGGAATCGCGGGAGGTCGGCTATGAATCAGACACAAGGAATAAGTACGGCGACGTTGACGAGAATAAGAAGAACAAAAGAGACGAAGATATCGAAGATGGAAAGATAACGGCTGAGCAGTTTGATGCTGCCGTGGCAGCATCTTCGGGAGCCTTTTATAAATCTCTGGCCGAGCTCTCGCTCTCGTGCTTCGACGAGTTCAAAGTATTGGATGCAACCGTCGATGAGAAATTCAAACAGGAGGCTCCGAGACTCGCGGAACTTGGCAAGGCAATCGAGGAGTGCAATCAGCTGGTGGCCAGAATCTGTAAAGAGAAGAACCCTGCCGGCGTTGAAAAATCTGCGTCCGCAAAGAAAGAGAAGCAGGCCGCGCCCACGGCGCAGAAAAAAAGCGCGGATGATCAGGGCGTAATGACATCCGAGGAGGTGCCCCTCCCGATGAGAGTGCCAATCGTATCAGGGGAAAACTCAGACGGAGCCGTGTGGGACGACGCCGTGCAGGTGATGGAGACATCAGGCGTGAAAGAAGCGCTCGACCGTCTGCTCACAGCTTCCTTCAGCACCGCGTCAGTGCGGGACAAGAACCGTTACAGGCTCATGATGGCGAAGCTGTGCCTCAGGGCCGAACGGGCTGACCTCGCCCGTCCCATAGCCGAAGAACTGTATGCGCTCATGGAAGAACTCCATCTCGATCGCTGGGAATCTCCCGTGTGGATAGCAGAGGTGTTGAATGTGCTCTATCAATGCCTCATGAGCGGAGAGCCATCTGATGACGACCTCGGGAGAGCCAGAACGCTTTTCCAGAGGCTTTGCACCACCGATGTCACGAAGGCACTAACATACAGGCAGTGATCGTGTGAAGAAGGAGCAGCTTAAAGAGGCTCGCTTCCGGGTATCTGAAGGCAATAAGATT comes from Syntrophorhabdales bacterium and encodes:
- a CDS encoding DotU family type IV/VI secretion system protein, with the protein product MHLTDCFIELVAYVTYFSRTAATKQPAYEQVKADMLRLLTKSEECVRKGWFSQEDYDQARFMICAWADESILASKWQHRGQWQREQLQRIFYNTTEAGEEVFERLNRLAFHQKDVRELYYLCLSLGFKGRFLKPEDEYLLEQLQSSNLKLLLGGSPSVPSLEKTDLFPEAYPAGTADLGYQKKKFQFSVTSMAALAAPVLIFGLLFVIYRFSLSGIAEHVLRTASR
- the tssJ gene encoding type VI secretion system lipoprotein TssJ, whose amino-acid sequence is MKKRVYSLLVVSAIMTLAACSSVSRSPEYSYKKEAVFLTLRADPQLNLYQGSPHTIVACTYQLRDPNAFNQLLDEKDGLPKLLECGRFDASVAYTKRLVIQPGQEVKDSLDRAEGAKYVSVVAGYYNLQKGNAARLFPIPVGTMSSKPQNVTIELYLGPDAIQDLKRR
- the tssA gene encoding type VI secretion system protein TssA, translating into MKQKIDIDALLAPIPGGNPSGDDVRYSQIFEDIKEARKSEDPLEVGESKNEIKTADWEKVVKLSVEALTNKSKDLQIAAWLTEGLLATEGFEGLATGLKIATGLLQDFWDTLYPPVEDGDLEFRAAPLDFMNEKLWSAIKQLPVTDEGKTPGYSWFKYQESREVGYESDTRNKYGDVDENKKNKRDEDIEDGKITAEQFDAAVAASSGAFYKSLAELSLSCFDEFKVLDATVDEKFKQEAPRLAELGKAIEECNQLVARICKEKNPAGVEKSASAKKEKQAAPTAQKKSADDQGVMTSEEVPLPMRVPIVSGENSDGAVWDDAVQVMETSGVKEALDRLLTASFSTASVRDKNRYRLMMAKLCLRAERADLARPIAEELYALMEELHLDRWESPVWIAEVLNVLYQCLMSGEPSDDDLGRARTLFQRLCTTDVTKALTYRQ
- a CDS encoding type VI secretion protein IcmF/TssM N-terminal domain-containing protein, which translates into the protein MKNLLVKILKVSLVAFLVLLIILLVFGLVVWMDSPWWVGLAVLAILAAAGIGFLFLRRILTRRREQQFVQEVIEQDEARIRTFTGKERDEMKALQDRWKEAVDALRRSHLRKMGNPLYVLPWYMVIGESGSGKTTAIGSAKLSSPFAEVRRASGISGTKNCDWWFFEQAVIIDTAGRYAIPVDEGRDKEEWQRFLALLIKYRKKEPLHGLIVSVAADKLLGASPEVLEEDAHNIRRRIDELMRVLGVKFPVYLLVTKCDLVQGMTNFSEQLPDKALDQPMGFINQNLSKDVAAFLDNAMTTIGERLRTLRILMLHRPQSKNVDPALLLFPEEFEQLRKGLAAFIVAAFHENPYQETPALRGLFFSSGRQEGTPYSHFLEALGLIGEKEILPGTSRGLFLHEFFARILPSDRRLFAPTTRALEWRALTRNLGLTAWILLGVALCGLLSFSFVKNLRTVRVATHELGHAPALKGELLTDLTTMDRFAQTILKIEGQNQNWWMPRFGLNESLKVEAALKEEYCRQFHQGFLGPFDKQMADAMPRLLTAGATDDMVSQYVVHLVRRINLLKARLEGQGFDKLKSKPQPSYVSALASDQTAGPEVRKKFGYLYLNYLTWRGDTGDINKETAVLQSWLKDLLASRNLQWLAGWVNKEGGLAPVTLSEFWGGSVTLPDEKVVTPAFTRKGKEMIDGFLKETESALIDPVLLGNRKTEFEKWYRTASFDTWQTFGTFFPKGVGKLKGSKEWLQMAPKMASDKAPYFAFFSKAALELEPLARTEGTPAWLQQVYQFQLARAQSVGKTEGTVAKAAEEGKKIMGAIEKRLGKDLGADALEAQIAAGKAYQDLVAALNSIAPAAASKAQSYQLASQTFTEEPAAGKSPFYAGYAAANRLKAGIGRGRPVEDVIGRMITGPLDFLWTCVRMETACYLQAQWEEKVLAEAQGASGVQAIQLILGPDGPVWKFVKGSGTAAPFMGWSMQRGYYAKEILGGTIPFEPAFFAFLAKGAKVTAAAAMPKKENFNVMIKGLPTDANTDAKIKPHATRLELQCAGNVQSLVNQNYPVNKTFVFTPDGCGDVLFQIEISDIVLTKKYTGPRAFPEFLHDFRGGRHTYSPSDFPVERASLERLGIKYIHVNYQFSGESAIMGAASSGPGQAPRHVVQCWKD
- the tssK gene encoding type VI secretion system baseplate subunit TssK — translated: MEIEKSLYWHQGLFLQPQHFQLLERSLQSLFLPLYDYAEPHFWGVGEMEIQQAALGTRSLSPLKANLLFSDGSHAVFPGNAFLEPRLFEEAWVEGGRPLTVYAGLRKWNHAGENVAVVEKLEDTLPVTTRYIVLADPEDVKDMHSGGPVGKIQRLHYNMKLFFESEKEKLGDYLLVPIAQLERMGDEIRFSERFIPPCLAISSSQPLMKLIREIRDQIAARSHQLEELKRQRGIQTAEFGSRDMVYLLALRSLNRYVPLFFHITEVRQVHPWAVYGLLRQLIGELSSFSEKVNVMGATESEEQALPRYDHETLWDCFSQAQILISQLLDEITAGPEYMIRLVYDGTYYAAELKPAVFEARNRFYLVFRTDADPKPVIQSVTSIAKLSSREHLPILIARALPGVRLEHLPVPPQELPRRAHSIYFAVDYQSDQWAPVKKGNNVAFYWDNAPEDLDVELMIVGR
- a CDS encoding type VI secretion system-associated FHA domain protein gives rise to the protein MNETASLEELAEKLRALSRSSASLDASIEEYLDDKLRHVGSAERLGLLEKLVTRFDKSSEPKTGLSLPSEESSRLLSLLLGKQISISDLSYEELSEKLAQSLNTVFNTLNQIISVINTTLLGHGAEQETIRQIIGMHIGSGGGDNSLQNYLDQIQEAFLTAHKAFSQATGELIRELLNELDPARIEASLEKSLKFGPLRKAELFDSYKDRFGVVKEGLDSGRLMERFLREFERICQRLYKTEPRRVS
- a CDS encoding TagF domain-containing protein, with the protein product MLERLRPERQWQWAAYGKHPAAKDYFTLGQGFPLLVSFSGWIENGYQVLVSKEKPSGSRCSWRFWTREARRDNVVCGIICESTDGLARPYPLLIIGTGPLKDWSAQWDLVPLACDAAWTHMENVSTRTFGDLRELEEEVRSLRVPVGDWLELARKRERFREPESFGATMAALAEGTEYFFPMAQIPLRERTEAVSLYHSLMRSRVETAPNATFMGGSTEKPYMAFFRRPLSQADFIRLWSMAFTKKDPAS
- a CDS encoding type VI secretion system accessory protein TagJ, which translates into the protein MNPKDLIRAGKLSEAREQLTAEVKASPSDVSKRVLLFQVLSFYGEWDKAGGHLDVIASLDPRSETGVQTYKNLIQAEKERQEVYTRKKLPGFLGGIPSYLELYFTAWEKLNQKKLKEARALYDKLSELRPKIAGNISGKSFSGFRDTDTFLSFFLEAIVHERYIWIPFESLRELSVRQPKTLFDLLWSEARIVTWEGLTINCYVPVLYPDSFLHHDDRVKLGRLTDWKPLGSKFARASGQHVFGVNREEVAILELGDVTFKAPEAKRH